A single window of bacterium DNA harbors:
- a CDS encoding transketolase, whose product MTAFPYPSPEFARDEPLVELAKILRCEIVCMTNRAGSGHPGGSLSAVEILSLLYLSELRHDPANPKRPDRDRFVLSKGHACPILYALLAYCGYFPAEELCHLREVGHILQGHPSIQTPGVDASTGSL is encoded by the coding sequence TTGACCGCCTTCCCCTACCCCAGCCCCGAGTTCGCCCGGGACGAACCGCTCGTCGAGCTGGCGAAGATTCTCCGCTGCGAGATTGTGTGCATGACTAACCGGGCCGGTTCGGGGCACCCCGGCGGGTCGCTCTCGGCGGTGGAGATTCTGAGCTTGCTGTACCTTTCCGAGCTACGCCACGACCCGGCGAACCCCAAGCGCCCCGACCGCGACCGCTTCGTCCTCTCCAAGGGCCACGCCTGCCCCATCCTCTACGCCCTCCTGGCCTACTGCGGCTACTTCCCCGCCGAGGAGCTCTGCCACCTACGCGAGGTGGGCCACATCCTCCAGGGGCACCCCTCGATCCAAACCCCCGGCGTGGACGCGAGCACGGGGTCGCTG